Within Larus michahellis chromosome 22, bLarMic1.1, whole genome shotgun sequence, the genomic segment cagcagttccccggccttcttgacctggggagcccaggaccAGACACATGGGTCCCGGGGGCGCCGCTGCGGACGAGCACCAGGGAGGGTCTCACCCCCAGCACGCAGACCAGCACTGCAGCACGGGGTGAGCTCCTAAAGCCAAACCTGGGACACTGGGAGCGGGCGGAGATGGGAGAAGAGGAGATGCCAGCACCCCTGGGACAGGCGAGAGCCGGGAAGTCACcgggacagagggacagagccGCTGCCACCCCCTCTGGTGATAGCAATTCGCTTCCCCAGCTCCGGTGAGGGGCCGACGCGGCAGCGGGGAGAGGAAACCGAAGCCCCTGGGCTTCATTTTATCAATGAAAAGATCCGGGGTTGGGGACATCGTGCTCTGCCCACGGGCCTCGCAACAGCCCTTCCAACCACCACtccaaaataaaagggaaatctGCCTTAGATTTTGCCGCTCGGCACCCCACGGAGATAATGAACATTTTATACATTCAAATGGCTTTTATTTGTCAATTAGACTGgctgtttaagaaacaaaatgagCCCAGTTTTAGAAACAGGAGTTTTGCTGTGTAGAGCCGGCTCTAATTGGCAGTTGATAGGGTCGGAAACGGAGCGTTTGCTGcagagaacaattaaaaaaaaaaaaaaaaaaacacagcgaTAATTTGTGGAGATGAATCGTCtcctcaaaaaggaaaaaaaaagaaaaaaaatcaacgtGATTCGCAGAGCGGGAGCACACAGGAGCCGTGCGTTTCCCGCAGCCGGTGAGGTTTTCCCGGGGACCTCGGTGCTTTTCCCGAGCCGAAAGAAACCGCTCGCTCCCTTTggacctttgaaaagcagatttttaacaaTAACCGCGTCTTGGGCGAAGCGAGTCGGACAAGCCTTGCTCCTGGCGACGCAGCGCTTGAGATAAGTACGGATGCGGACGAGGCGCATTAGGCCGGGCTCGTTaccgtcccccccccagacccgACTTTTGGCTTGATGttaattaagaagaaaagcagagcaacgGCGAGAGCGTTAACTGCAGACCTCAcccggggcgaggcggggggggctATCGATGGTTTTGGGGCAGCTTTGGGCACCGCTTTACACCCAGCCCAGCGACACCCTGCGGCAGGTCCCAGGCGGGGGGGCTCTGCCGGCCGTCCCCGCATGGGGTGGTCACAGGAGGGACAGGCGAGGACCCCCCTCCATCACCGCTACCCAGGTCCCACAGCctgggtggggaggtgggagacGCCGAGGAGATGGAGACCACCTCCGATCCTACTGGCAGTGGGACGGAGGCTCCCAAACCTGCTCCGAATCCACAAAAGCTGCTCCGTATCCCGTGCTGCCAcaggcacggggaggggggggaggaatttAAATCAGTTTGAAGggctgcagaggagaaggaagcgCGTGGGCCAGCACTGTGACACCCGCGCcgttcccttcccttccatccGGATCtccgggagggatggggacagcctgggagggacggggacatcccggggagggactgggacgtcCCAGCCTGGGCAGTGAAGGAAGAGCCGAGCACTTCAGagctcccctgcccaccccgcagCGGCCGTTAACTCTGGGAGATGACCATAATTTAGGttgaaatctctctctctctctctctctctctctctctcaagcgCCGGGTTACACAGGAGCTGGGGTTGCAAAACGCATCCTGCGGCTTGATTTTTGTTGAACCCGTAATTCTGCTTCTCCGTGTTAACACGCCCCCCGGCTCGCAGACCGGCCCCGCTCTGCACAAAGGGCAGGGCGATGCActaattcaaaaaacaaaacaaaacaaaacaaaacaaaaaatcaattttatttagaAAGTCCTTTCTCTCCCGTACCCCGCAAAGCCCTtgaaaatatgaaatttaataaataattaaaaaaacaccccaagcaCCAGGCGGGACCCATGACAGCCCGGGCTCCCGGCTGAGcccagggaccagcaggacccCGGTGTCCCCTCAAAACCCAAGCGAGCGAGGAGCAAATAATTAATTTCCCTCCAAGTAATCAGCTAATAATCAGCCCAGCAGAACTGAGGAGCCAGTTCTGTAACTCCTACTTCCTACTCCTGCACGCGGTCTCATTAACGTTAACGGGACGATGGGCAGTAAAAGAGATGGATTCCTCGctcctttctattttaaaaggggacgcagaggggggaaaaaaaaaaaaaaaaaaaggcaccggGAGGGTTCAGGAGCCCCGAGTGCCAGTggttattttcctgaattttggcTGAACGCGAGGCCTTCGCAAGCGGGAATCACAATTTCAAAAATTGCGAATGAAAATAAGGCAGCACCGAGCTCGCCTGAACCTAGAGCTCCGCAGTAACGACGGCCCATAATTAACCTCCGGCTAGAAAACGGTTCCGTGCGTCGTTTGTTCCCCGAGTCCTTCTAATTTTGAAAAGCAGCGCACAAAAGGCTGTGCCAGCCGGACTGCCAGAACCTGGGGGGAAAAACACATTCCCGGGAAAAAGGGGCTGCTCCGGTGTGATGCCGGCCGGCTCCGAGCTGCCCCTCAGCACCGCCAACCGCCGCGGGACATCTCTGCCGGGACAGACAACCCCCCACCGATCCCCACCGGAGCAGAGCCTGGCGTTTATCCCCTCTCCGGAGGGGAATTCGGGTCAGGCAGCGCGGTGAGGACTCAGAGCCGGGGACAAACCTCCACGCTGGGGAGCAAAGAGAACGTCTCCGTCTCCGGCCTTTCCTTCCCAGCTTTCAGGTGTGATCATCGACTTGGGAATCGGGAGGCAGGAACGCACTAAAATTAGAGCAAAGTGCCTTCGGCGCGGCTCGACGCCCTCCTCCCCGTTGAAATAAGGACTTTTCCCCAAGTGGCAACActcaaggggaagaaaaaaaaaaaaccaaaaccccacacacacacaccccccacaccccccctgaGTCCTGAGAATTagcccaatttaaaaaaaaaaacaaaacacctccatCTCAACATGATGCAATTTGGGAACAtcgaggggctgctgcaggcggCCAGgcctggctgtgtccccccccgccggcacCAGGAGAGGGGCCGAGACTCAGCTTCTTCCTGGGACAGCCAGAAATGTCCTAGAAACGGGAAAAATCTCCCCGATCCCCCCCCTCTACTGCAGCCTCCAACGCCGGGCTCCCATCAGCCGGCGTTAACCCCCGGAGCCTTGGGGTCGTTGGGAGGctcaacctctttttttcccctgttttccccttatttctcttaatttctcCCCAACGCTTCACGCGCTGTGAAACGCTTCCCAACGCTCGGCGCCGGCAGCCAAACGGCGTCGGCAGggaaaagacacccccccccgcgccgccatcccaccccaccgagGTATTTTCCAGGTTCTTTTTCAGACAACAATAtcattccccccccctccacctcgaAGGGTAAATCCCCAGCTCCCGCCAGACTCGCGCAGAACCCGGCCAGAACCAGCAAAACCCTTTGGTCTGACCCATTTCTCTGCCCGCTCCGACAGCGGGGATTGCTTCCCGAAGGGTGCGGACACCCGGATCCCAACCTCCCCCGGCTCCCGCTGCACCCAAcgccccccagacacccccccaccccccacccccatctctCTCCGTGCCGGGGTTTGGCTCCCGTTCGGTGCCGGGAGCAGCGAGAGGAGAATCGGCACATCTGTggcggggacacggtgggggCGAACGTCCCCAAACCTCCTCCTCTCGGGGTAAGAATTAGTAAGTGCCGCAAAGGTCCCTGCAGTTTCTCTTTCCCCAACCATCGTTTCCATTAGCTGCcggctttttggttttgggtttgatttttttttttttttttcccctccaacgTGAGGACGTTTTTTCCACCTTTGCCGCAAAATAGAAGCTCGGCGAACAAACCGGCTGCGCCAAAACACCGGAGTTTGTGTCACTGGAAACGCCTCAAAGCCCAGGGCAGCGGAAAGGTTTCGGGGAAGAGCCCCCGCCCTGCCAGCGGCCCCCGTTTAAATGCCGAGGAAAGGGGAAGACGCTCGCCGGGGAGAGACCGGCTCAACGGAGGCAGAAGCGAACGGAGCCGCCTcccaaaagcaaaaattaaagtgTTGTGACATGTTTTATCCATTATAAAATAGCTCCCATTGTTTCCATATTTTGAAATAGATTATTAAATAACATGAAGCGtcattgctaaaataaaaaaattgcctcCGCGCGAGGCTGCAGCCGGAGGCCGGCCGCGTGGAGCTCCTCACCGCCGAGCCGGGGAGACCCTCGGCTCCTCGAGATGCCgcggggggaagagagggacagGAACGATCCCAGGGTCCTGCGCAGGGACGGGAAGGAAAGCGTCCCTCGCCCCCGCTGCTGGGCGCTGGCGTTTGTCACGCTGGACGAGGTGACGCGGATGCTGCAGCCGATGGCACGAGCCCGGCGTCGCAGATGAGTCCCGAAGCACAGGGAGAGGTCTGATACCAGCCCTGCGACACCCCGATTATCAAGCGGAACCCCAGATAACCCAGCGTTATCTCCCAGATAACGCCAGCGTTTCAGGTGCCTTAAGCCAAGAGCTGAGCAAACACGGCTGCAGTTTCCGTCCTTTTTATAAATGAAacgggggaagagagagagaaaaacctccAAGGAGCCAGCCCAGCGACCGACGCAGGTCCGGCAGCGGGCAGGGGAAGCGGGGATCCCGGTTTTTACTAATATTCACAGCCCGGAGAAGCTCCTCCCCACTGGAATTGCTCCTAACGCGAACACTACAGGACACGAGCCTTGCCCGCTTATTGATATAATTTCGTTTAAAAGCCTGCTGATGGAAAAAGCGCCACAAACCAGGACGGAACGTCAAATTCCTCATCTTAAATGTGCTCCGGAGATTCAGCGACTTCCACAAAGTTTGAATTCAAGGCGAACCCGGGGCCGCCTTCCACCGCGCCTTTGTTCAGCGCCTGAACCCGGGTTGTGCCCTCCGGGCATCACCACAATGCGAATAAATAATAACCGTGAGCAACGCTGCTGAGCCCACAAAAGACGAAAAGAGGTTCCAGGCagcgaggggaggaaagagaagttCCTCCTTTCGGCGCTTACTTGGACAGACGGATGGATACGGGCGGAAAGAGACCCCGGCCTGTAGGCAGCCGAGCCGCGCTGCGCTTTCCACGCCGTCGTTTGCAGCCCGACTTCGCTAACGACGCTCAGGCGCGTTTTAAATGGAACTGATCCACCGAGAGCGGAGAAGAATTAATCCTCTGTTGGATGCTCCTTCCTCGCACCCGTCCTGCGCCAGCTGCCCTCGGATAACCCCGCTCCGTCCTGGGAGCCCCTAATTCCCCGCGGGAGCAGGAATCGTTGCGGTGCCAACAAGAaccggcagctcccggctcctcCGAACACCGGCACCTTCGCCAGGGTGCCCAAAGGTACCCGGGGGCTCAGACCTCACACGGAGCAACACAACCGGAGATCAATTTTACACCCACAGCTTCGGACCAAGAGCTTCTCCAGAgctccccgtcaccccccccgGTCTCTGGGTCCCCCCAGTCCCCGCGGGGTGCCGGGACAAGGCATCGGCACAAAGCTGCTCTTTGGGGCTGACGGATGCGTTCTCGCCCTCTGCGGGCGAAACGAGCCGGTCCTTGGCACTGCAGCTTCTCTTCGGGGCAGGAGGGCGAtggagggggggagggtgttcaacggggagggagccgggcagCAGCCGGGACCCCGGCTCGGGGCTGTGGGGAACTTGCTCCCAGCTCCATCGGAGCCACGCGCTGCCTGTcctggtgcccccccagcccggggaagGGCTCCAGAGCGGCCACAGAACGGGTAacggggggcagagggacacagggggacaggaAAACAGGGAGGGGGGGCGAACCCCACATCGGAGCATCCCTGTCGCACAGCCAAAGAAGAGGCTCCGGAATTTACAGCCTGGTTGGGAAACCCCCCCCGGCCTGGAGCCAGCGGCTTCGCCCGGAGCACAGTGCCCCACACAGCCCCGActggagccggggtggggggggaccagGAGCTCAGAAGAGGCTCCCCCTGAGACTACAGGGCAACATCCTctgacaccccaccccccccccaaacctgacCGCAGAGGGGAGCGACCCCGAAGAACAGGGGGACACAGAACAGGGACACAACTCGGGGTGGGGGGCCGCTCCCCCCGCGCCTGGGGCAGCCACCAACACTGAAATGTCATTTCATCACCCAGCGCCCGCGGAAGGTCGGGGGGGGTGTCGCCACggcctccccacacacacacgcttccAGCCCCCCCGGCTTCTGCAGCGGCCAAGTTTTGGGGCTGCAagaagggacaccccccccccccccgcccaatcccaagccggccccggcccccagccGGCCTGGGGAAAGGGGGTCGGGAAGGATTGTGGggcgcagcccccccccacccaccgcCGGGGGGGTCACCCTGAAGCGCCTCCTGCTCCCTATCCCCCCTCCCCCGAGGCACAGATCCCACTCAAAACCGTGACTCCCCGCCAGACACAAGCCCGCAGGAGACGGACACCCCCAGCCAAGACCTCCCGACCCCCCTCCAAAAGACCCCCCCtcaaaccaccccccccccccccccaacggcGATCCCCCCGCCGGACCcacccccccatcgccccccaccCCAGACAGCCCCCCTCAGAGCCCCCGCCCCctgacagccccccccccgccccggtcacACCccgctcccaccaccaccccccccccccccgccccctgacagcccgccccccccccgccgcggcccagctgccccccaccccgctcggtcccccgacacccccccatCTCTTACCGGCGGGGCTCGGGAagggcccccccggcccggcccggccgcggggcgtgggggagcggcgggggggtcggggggggggctcaggggctcggcggcggcggcggctccatCGGCGGCGGCTTCACCTGAGGAGGGCCCgggcccccccgcccgccccgagcCACTTCCGGCCCCCGCGCGCAGCCAGGCCGCGCAGCCGAGCGCCGACGCCCTCGAGCCGCCGGGAGGGGGGCGCCGCGGCCGCCATGGGCCGGCACGGGGGGGGCTCAGCCGAGCGCCGGCGCATCGAGTGGCCGCCGGCTGCCCAGGGGCGGGCAGCGGAGCGCCgagcgggggaggggagggggagggagcgCCGAGGGCATCGATGGAGACAGGAGGGGGCTTGTGCGGGGGCGGCGATCGATAGCCAGTAATCGATAGCCGATAATCGATAACCGATAAGGCCGGGACGGGCTCACGGACAGCAGCGACCACGCACTGAGAGGTACCGGGCCCCGTGATGGTCGCCCCGGGGGTCCCGGTACCGGGGACGGGCCGTGTGTGGGGCCGGGGGTCTCCTCGAGGCCGAGCCGGAGggtcgggggggctgggggggccggagAGGGGGCATAGGGAGGCTGTAGGGTCGTGGCATGGATGCCATAGGGCCAGGGGGGTCCCATAGGGCCAGGGGTTATATAGGGTCAGGGGCTGCCATAAGGTCAGGGGTTATTTAGGGTCCCAGAGTTCCATAGGTCCAGGGGTTACATAGGGTCAGGGGGTCCCACAGGGTCAAGGGGTCCCGTAGGATCAGGGGGTCCCATAGGATCGGGGGGTTATATAGGGTCCCAGGGTCCCATGGGGTCAGGGGTTATTTAGGGTCCCATAGGGTCAGCAGTTATATAGGGTCAGGGTGTCCTACAGGGTCAGGGGGTCCCATAGGATCAGGGGGTTATATAGGGTCCCATAGGGTCAAAGGGTCCCATAGGATCAGGGGGTCTCATAGGGTCAAGGGGCTATATAGGGTCCCATAAGGTCTCATAAGGTCCCTGCGCCCCGTAGGGTCCCATAAGGTCCCAGGGTCCCATAGGGTCAGGGGGTCCCAGGGTCCCATAGGGTCAGGGGTTATATAGGGTCAGGGGGTCCCGTAGGGTCCCTTAGAGTCACAGAGTTCCATAGGGCCAGGGGGTCCCATAGGGTCAGGAGTTCTATAGGGTCAGGGGTCCCATAGTGTCCCAGGCTCACCTGGGGACAGAGGtctgggggggccgtgggggggggccgtgggggtccACTGGGGCCACCCCcctgtcgtgtgtgtgtgtccccccatccccccccgccccgtcccgctgccCTGGCGCTGCCCCAGGAAACCACTGAGTCCATAAAACTGCGCAATCTTTATGGAGCCACTTTCACACGTCGGGGGCTGTAAAAAAAAGCTGCGACCTTTGAGCCGCCGCCGGCGATCGAGCTGGGGAGCGCGGTGCCGCGGTGCCGGTCAGCGGGTGCCGGTGCCGCGGTGCCGGTCAGCGGGTGACGGTGACGCGGACGCGGTGCCAGGCGTTGCTGAGGACCCCGCGCAGGTTCCAGATGGGCGCCACGCTGTCGGGCTGCACGTTGTAACTGCCGTCCACCGCCTTGCAGACGATCTCCAGCTcggcccccgccgccaccggcgcctGAAGCTCCCACAGCGCCCAAGCCCAGGCTCGGCCCGGCACCGGCCGCTCGCCCCCCAACCGGGCCACCCGCCAGGTCCGGCCGCCGTCCAGCGAGACGTCCACCCGCACcacctcccgcccgccgccgctccagGCGTAGCCCTTCACCGTCAGCTCCCCCGCCggcaccgccgcgccgggcgGCGGGTGGGTGATGGCCGACTGCACCGGCAGCTCCTGGATGGCGGGCGCCGCCGTGAAATCCACCGTGTCCCAGTCCACGCAGGGGGAGAAGCCCTTGTAGTCGTTCTGTTGCCAGTGGCTGGGGCTCTCGGCCGGGCTGACGGCCACCCGCTGCAGCCACTTGACGCTGCGGGCGCCCACCACGCCGGGCACCACCACGCGCAGGGGGAAGCCGTGGTCGcggggcagctcctgcccgtTCATCTCATAGGCCAGCAGCACGTCGGCCGCCAGGCTGACGGCGCGGCTATAAGGGATGGACGCCCCGTAGGGAGCCCCCCCGACGTCGGTGTCCAGCCCCTCGAAGCAGACGTGCCACTCGCCCTCCCGCTCCTCGCCGAAGCCGGCGTGCAGCAGCACGTCCCGCAGCCGCACGCCCCCCCAGCGCGCCGTGCCGATGGCCCCGATGCCCCACGCCAGCCCCTTGACGGGGCGGACGCGGCTCATCTCGGTCCGCCGGTTGCCGGCACACTGCAGGGTGGCCGTCACCTCGTGTTTGGGGAAGCGGCTGCGCAGCTCGGCCAGCGACAGCgtcaccccccggccccccggcccctccaccCGCAGCCGGTAGGTGCCGGGATCCACCAGCGGCACCGGGAGGTGGTTGCGGGTGAAGAAGAGCTCGTTGGGCGTCAGGAAGCGCTCGCCCAGCAGCTCGGCCGGCGGCTCGGCGTTGAAGGGCTTCTGGCTGTTGACGCGCAgccctgggtgccggggggggtccccggcgAAGGGGTCCTGGGCAGTGGCGGGGGCCGGCGCCCCCTCCTCGGGGCTCAGCTCCCCCACCTTGTactcccgcagcagctccaggacGTGGGGCTGGTTGTGGACGGCGTAAAGGGCCCAAAAGGGCTCCAGGGCCCCCCCGGCTGCCAGCATCAGCTTCTCGGCCCCCCCGGGGTGCAGCTCCACGAAGTCGGTGACGTCGAAGACCTCGGTGCCGTGGGTGACCCAGACGCGGTCCTGGGGGGAGCGGTGCCGCCCCACCTCCTCCCGCGTGTACCGGGGGTactgggggggcgagggggcctGGGCCGCCTGGGCGACCTGCGGGGGGGGGATGACCCCAGCCCCGTCAGCCGCACCCCAGGGCCCCCGACCCGGGGGtgcccccatcaccccccgccAGGACTTCGGACTGTCCTCCCAAAAGCCTCCCCCCGGTGCGGTGACCCATAGCTGGGGGGGACatgtggcaccccctgcccccctccccggctggaCCCCACTGGCCCCATCCCAGATAAGGACCATGGCGGGGGGTGTCCTggtgctgcccccccctccccgggactcAGCCCCCCCCGGGAtccagcccccccagtgcccccatccTAAAGGGACCCAGGGGGTACCCACCCCCCGGGAGGGTCCGGGCATCCCGGTGCTGTCCCCCCCCGCCGAgatccagccccccccagcccccgtaCAACACCCCTGGGCCCCCACCGTCCCAgtgctgcccccccaccccatgacTCAGCCCCCCGGTGCCCCCGTCCCAAAGGGACCCAGGGGGTGTCCGCCGTCCCCCCAGAGGGTCCGGGCATCCCGGTGCTGCCCTCCGGGGACtcagacaccaccaccccccgcccggTACCGAGCCCCCACCGTCACGGtgcttttccccccgccccggtgccgccccccccccccgccccgccccgccccgccccgccccgccccgctccgctcacccgccgccgccgctctccgTAGGCCAGGACGGCCCCGAGGCCCAGCAACGCCGCCAGcaccggggccgcccccgggcgtccccccgccgccgggctaCTAGGGGGGAACCGGGAGCAGCCCCGAcggggcagcggcagcgccgGGAGCCTGCGGGGAGAGCGGAGctgggaccggggcggggggggtgaggtaccgggggtccccggggagccccgACGGGGCGGCTCCTACCTGCGGCCGGCGACGGCTCGGAGCAGCAGCATCGCGGCGGCACCTGGGcgggagagaggggctggggcgggCACCGGGAACCGGCCCCGTTActgggcaccggcaccggccACGGGGgagcccccgcggccccggggcaAGCGGGTACCGAGGGACCCGCGCGGGGCATCCCCCCCCCATCGCTTCGttacccccccccagccccggcccgggcccggTCCGTCCCGCCGCGCACCTGCGTTACGGCTCCGGTAGCGCGATAGCCCGCTCGGCTCTGCCCCTTTAAGAGAGGGGCGGTGGGCGCGGCCTCGGGGGACGAGCCCTTTGGCCACGCCCTCTCCTGGGTCCGGAGGGGCGACGTGGGCGTGGCCTCCGCGCGGCGGGGTCCGCTTAAAGGGGCATCACGGGGCGGGGAGAGCGGGCGCGCTTAAAGGGGCAACGCCGAGCAGATTTAAAGGGCCAGCGCAGCCAGCGGGTGGGCGACCGGGATCGGAGCCGTTCCTCCCCCAACCCCACCCGGGGCGAGCGGCGGGCGCCAGCCGGTGGTCACCGCCCAGCTGGTGGCTGCGATAACCGTTatcggggcagggctggggcttggCCAGCTGCTGTTGGCAAGCGGTGGCCAAACaagtcgtgtgtgtgtgtgtccccccccccgccccgcccccagaTCCCGCCCTGAGCACACACACGGGGGCgggttgtttttccttcctttttgtttgttttggttttttttgttgttttttttttttttggttggtttttttttttttacttacattaAATACATCGGTAAATCAGCGGGTTGGCGTTCTGTTACCATGATTGTTATTTAAATGCGAGGGAGGGgctttctccaagaaaaaaaaaaaaaaaacaaaaaaaaaaacaacaaacacaaaccccaaaaataaaataataataattatcagaaaagaaacagaagaaaaaggaaaaaaaagaaaaagaacgaGAAAAGCCGCAGTGTCCTCATTTGGTCCAGGGTTTGGGCCAGAAGATGgccggggggggtgtctcaggagGGTCAGGGTCACCAtcgggggggggaaatggggtcccCAGCCCCGGTTCAATACACGTCACCCACTTGAGGGGGCTCCAGCAGCCGGCCCCCGGCACAAGAGGGGACCCAACCGTTGCCCAGCCCGTGGCAccgtccccgggggggtccctggtggGGGGTGGTTCATGTGCCTGGGGGCTCTGCccctgccgggggtgggggggggcttcATACGAGACGGGTCCCTCCGCCCCACAGCCACGGGAGCGAGTGGGTCCCACGCTGACCCACGGccgggaggagggggctgcccaaagtacacccccccctcccctccccaagcaggaccccccccggggagaGCGA encodes:
- the SUOX gene encoding sulfite oxidase, mitochondrial isoform X3, whose product is MVTERQPADLPMYLMCRRDAAAPSRRRPQVAQAAQAPSPPQYPRYTREEVGRHRSPQDRVWVTHGTEVFDVTDFVELHPGGAEKLMLAAGGALEPFWALYAVHNQPHVLELLREYKVGELSPEEGAPAPATAQDPFAGDPPRHPGLRVNSQKPFNAEPPAELLGERFLTPNELFFTRNHLPVPLVDPGTYRLRVEGPGGRGVTLSLAELRSRFPKHEVTATLQCAGNRRTEMSRVRPVKGLAWGIGAIGTARWGGVRLRDVLLHAGFGEEREGEWHVCFEGLDTDVGGAPYGASIPYSRAVSLAADVLLAYEMNGQELPRDHGFPLRVVVPGVVGARSVKWLQRVAVSPAESPSHWQQNDYKGFSPCVDWDTVDFTAAPAIQELPVQSAITHPPPGAAVPAGELTVKGYAWSGGGREVVRVDVSLDGGRTWRVARLGGERPVPGRAWAWALWELQAPVAAGAELEIVCKAVDGSYNVQPDSVAPIWNLRGVLSNAWHRVRVTVTR
- the SUOX gene encoding sulfite oxidase, mitochondrial isoform X1, with the translated sequence MLLLRAVAGRRLPALPLPRRGCSRFPPSSPAAGGRPGAAPVLAALLGLGAVLAYGERRRRVAQAAQAPSPPQYPRYTREEVGRHRSPQDRVWVTHGTEVFDVTDFVELHPGGAEKLMLAAGGALEPFWALYAVHNQPHVLELLREYKVGELSPEEGAPAPATAQDPFAGDPPRHPGLRVNSQKPFNAEPPAELLGERFLTPNELFFTRNHLPVPLVDPGTYRLRVEGPGGRGVTLSLAELRSRFPKHEVTATLQCAGNRRTEMSRVRPVKGLAWGIGAIGTARWGGVRLRDVLLHAGFGEEREGEWHVCFEGLDTDVGGAPYGASIPYSRAVSLAADVLLAYEMNGQELPRDHGFPLRVVVPGVVGARSVKWLQRVAVSPAESPSHWQQNDYKGFSPCVDWDTVDFTAAPAIQELPVQSAITHPPPGAAVPAGELTVKGYAWSGGGREVVRVDVSLDGGRTWRVARLGGERPVPGRAWAWALWELQAPVAAGAELEIVCKAVDGSYNVQPDSVAPIWNLRGVLSNAWHRVRVTVTR
- the SUOX gene encoding sulfite oxidase, mitochondrial isoform X2; amino-acid sequence: MGGGCPARVPRYPLAPGPRGLPRGRCRCPVTGPVPGARPSPSLPPRCRRDAAAPSRRRPQVAQAAQAPSPPQYPRYTREEVGRHRSPQDRVWVTHGTEVFDVTDFVELHPGGAEKLMLAAGGALEPFWALYAVHNQPHVLELLREYKVGELSPEEGAPAPATAQDPFAGDPPRHPGLRVNSQKPFNAEPPAELLGERFLTPNELFFTRNHLPVPLVDPGTYRLRVEGPGGRGVTLSLAELRSRFPKHEVTATLQCAGNRRTEMSRVRPVKGLAWGIGAIGTARWGGVRLRDVLLHAGFGEEREGEWHVCFEGLDTDVGGAPYGASIPYSRAVSLAADVLLAYEMNGQELPRDHGFPLRVVVPGVVGARSVKWLQRVAVSPAESPSHWQQNDYKGFSPCVDWDTVDFTAAPAIQELPVQSAITHPPPGAAVPAGELTVKGYAWSGGGREVVRVDVSLDGGRTWRVARLGGERPVPGRAWAWALWELQAPVAAGAELEIVCKAVDGSYNVQPDSVAPIWNLRGVLSNAWHRVRVTVTR